The Streptomyces sp. NBC_00435 nucleotide sequence CCGCGCCACCGGAATGTCCAGCTGCCTGCGCTCCTCCCGGGGAACCAGGGAGCGCGGGTCGACGGGGACGCCCAGGACCGCGAGCCGGGCGAGGGCCAGGGCCAGGGTGCGCCCGCCGTCCGGTGCCGCCCCTTCGACGGGGACGACATGGACGTCGCCGTGGCCGGTGAGGTTGCGCCGGACCGAGGTGAGGAGCGAGCTGCCGCCGGTCACCTGGAGGAAGATCCGGGCCCCCTGGTCGTAGGCGGTGCTCACGGCGTCGCCGAAGTGCACCGGCGTGGACGCGTGGCGGGCCCACAGCTCGCGCAGCCGGGCGGGCTCCGCGCAGACCTCCGCGTTCACGGTCGAGACGAACGGCAGGACGGGGCTGCTGACGGACCGGGCGGCGAGGGCCGAGCGGACGTCCTCCTCCACCGAGGCCAGTCGCGGCGAGTGGAAGGCGTTCGACACGTCGAGCGCCGCCGTGACGACTCCGGCAGCGGCGCAGGCTTCCCGCAGGGCGGCGATCCCGTTCGGGGTCCCGCTGACCACGACCTGGCGCGGCTGGTTGAAGCAGGCGAGCCACACGTCGTCGATGCCGTCCATGAGCCGGCGGCAGCTCTCCCTGTCGGTCTGCACGGCGAGCATCCCGCCCCGGAAGCCGGACTCGGCCCGCCGCAGGGCCGCACCCCGGTGGACCAGCAGCCGGATCGTGTCCACGTGGGTCAGGGCTCCGGCCGCCGCGGCCGCGGCGAACTCCCCGGCACTGTGGCCGAGCGCGAGATCGGGAGTGACGCCGCAGTCGGCGAGCACCCGGGTGGTGGCGATCTGGACGGTACCGAGCAGCGGCTGGCAGACGTCGGTGGCGGCGATCCGCCGGCGGAGTTCCCCGGCGTCGCCCTCGGCCGCCGCGGCTTCCCCGTACAGCAGATCGGCGAGGTCGAAGCCGATGTCCCCGCGGGCCACGGCGCTGAGGACACCCACGGCCGACCGGAACCCGGTGTGGCGTTCGTAGAGGTCCCGCAGCATGCCGGGCCGCTGACTGCCCTGACCGGGGAAGAGGAAGGCCACCCGGCGCTGGGCCGCCGGGAGCGGGGAGTCGGCGGCGAAGGCGCCGTCGCCGAGGTTGCCCCGGGCCCCGGCGACGAGCTGCTCACGTGCGTGACGCAGCCGCTCGAGGAACTCCTCCGTACCGGTGGCCACGATCGCGAGCCGGGCCGTCAGCATCTGGCGCGCGCCCAGGGTGTGGGCCACGGCGGCCAGCGGGGCACGGTCCGGCGTGTCGAGTGCGTCGAGTACGTCGCCGATGTGCTGGACCAGCAGCTCGGGGCTGCCGGCCGAGAGGAGGACGAGCTGGGGTCCGGTGGCATCGGCGCGTTCCGGAAGGTGGCCGGGGGCCGGGGCGGGCTCGTGCTCCTCCAGTACCACGTGGACGTTCGTACCGCCGAAACCGAAGGAGCTGACGGCGGCACGCCGCGGGGCGCCGCCGACCGGAAAGGGCCGCGCGGTGTCGGCGAAGCGCAGGCCCGCGGCGCGCACGCCCAGGTCCGGGTGGGGGGTGGTGCGCGGCTGCGGCACGATCGTGCGGTGGTGGACGACCAGGGCCGTCTTGATCAGTCCGGCGATGCCCGCCGCCGACAGGGAGTGCCCGATGAGGGCCTTGCCCGCGCCGAGGTAGCACAGAGAGGGGTCGTCGTCGGGGAACTCGGTGCGCAGCCGGCGCAGCGCCTCCGTCTCGGCACGGTCGCCGGCGGCGGTGCCCGTGCCGTGGGCCTCCAGGAAGCCGACCGACGAGGGGGCGACCTCCGCGTCGGCATAGGCACGGAGCATGGCGCGCAGCTGGCCCTCGGCGGTGGGCACCAGCGGTCCGGGGGACGCCCCGTCGTTGGCCGAGCCGATGCCCTTGATCACCGCGTAGACGCGGTCGCCGTCCGCGAGCGCGTCCGCGAGCGGCCGCAGGACGACGGCGCCCGCGCCCTCGCCGAGGACGAAGCCGTCGGCCTCCTCGTCGAACGGGCGGCACACCCCGGCGGCGGACAGGGCGCGGAGCCTGGAGAAGCCGACCAGGCTGTCGGGGGTGAGGTTGAGGTAGACCCCGCCGACGACGGCGTTCCGGCAGGTGCCCTGGCGCAGGTGGGCCATCGCCTGGTCGAGCGCGACCAGCGACCCGGAGCAGGCGGCGTCGACGGCGAAGCTGGGGCCACCGAGGTCGAACTGCCGGCTGACGCTGCCGGCCGCCATGTTGAGGAGGCTCCCGGGCAGGGTGAAGGCGTCCACCGTGCCCAGCTCGCGCGCCCGTGCCTTGACGGCGTCCAGACCGCTCCGGTCGTCCGCCGCGCACGACTCGTCGGCCTCGGCGATGACCCGCAGAGGGGCCGTCATGAGGTCCTTGTAGTCGGAGACCGACAGTCCGAAGAAGACCCCGGTGTGCTCGCGGTCGAAGTCGCCGCGCCCCATCCCGGCGTCCTCGAGGGCCTCGCGGGTGACGTCGAGCATCAGCCGGTGCTGCGGGTCCATGGCCCGGGCGCGGGCCGGAGGGACCCCGTAGTGCATCGCGTCGAAGCGGTCCACGTCGTCCAGGAAGGCGACCTGGTCGGTGTACGCGGCGTTGGGGCCGGACCGGGTGCCGGGCTCGTGGAAGGCCCCGTGGTTCCAGCGGTTCCCGGGCACGGGGCCGAACTGCCGCTCCCCGCTCAGCAGGAGCTTCCAGTAGGCGCGGATGTCGAGGGCGCCCGGGAAGCGGCAGCCGAGTCCGACGATGGCGATGTCGTTCATGAGGGGGCTTCCTTGTCGTTCTTGCCGCAGTGCCCGGGCGGTCGGTGACCGGGGGCGGCTGGGACGGGGACGGGCGGTACGGGGACGTGCGGTACAGGGAGGAACAGGACGGTGAACGGATGTACGGGGCTGATCCGCGGGCTGATCCGCCGGCGCTCAGCGCCGCGCGGGGGCATGGACGCGGACGGCGGTGCGGGCCGGATTGCAGCGGCCCGGGGCGCACCTCCCGGCGGTGGCCGGGGGCGGCCGGGGGGCCGGGACGGGCTCCCGGCGCCTCAGCGGCCGCGGCGCCCACCAGTTCAGGCCGCCCGCCAGGCGCATGAGCGCCGGTACGAGGACGCCCCGGACGAGGGTGGCGTCGAGGAGGACGCCGAGGCCCGCGCCGATCCCGAAGAACTGCAGGAGGGAGACCCGGGAGGTGCCGAAGCTCAGCAGGGTGAACGCGAGCAGGGCTCCGGCGGTGGTCACGATGCCGCCCGTGCGGGCGACGCCCGAGACGATCGACGCGGCGGTGTCCTGCCCGGCGTCGTGCGCCTCCTTGATCCGCGCCAGCACGAAGACCTCGTAGTCCACCGAGAGGCCGAAGACGATGCAGAAGAGCAGCACCGGCATGGTCGTGCTGAGCGGTCCGGGGGTGAAACCGAGCAGGTGGCTCAGGTGGCCCGTCTGGAAGATCCACACCATGGCGCCGAGGACGGCCGTGAGGCTCAGGACGTTCAGCGCGATCGCCTTGAGGGGCAGGAGCACGCTGCGCGTGAAGCCGAGCAGCAGCGCGAAGGTGGTGAGGGCGATCAGGGCCAGGGCCAGCGGAATGCGGTCTCCCACCGTGTCCTTGGCGTCGACGAGCACCGCGCTCGGTCCGCCGACGAGGACGCCGGTGCCCGCCGGGGCGGGAGTCCTGCGGATCTCCCGTACGAGCTGCTGGGCGGCGCGCGATCCGGGGTCGGCCAGCGGCACCACGGAGAGCTGGGCGGGGTCGTCCCCGACGGGTCCCACGACCCGGGCCACCTGGGGGAGCGCGGACAGCCGGCGGGCGTACTCCTCCCGCGCCGGCCGGGGCGCCGTACCCGTCATGACCACGCTGAGGGCGCCCGAGCCCTTCATGTCGAACGCGCCGCGCACCTGGTCACCGGTCTGCCGGCTGGACGCGCTCACCGGCAGAGCCCGGTCGTCGGGAGTGGCGAAACCGGCGTGGGCGAACGGGGCGGCGAGTGCCAGCAGCAGGCCGATGACCGGCAGCGCCGCGATCAGCGGGCGGCGTACGACGACCCGCGCCAGCCCCTCCCAGAAGGGTGACCGGGACCCGGTCCGGACCCGGTGGCGCCACGGCACGGGCCAGGCGTTCACCCGTGCTCCGAGCAGTGTGAGCAGAGCCGGCAGGACGGTCACGGCGCTCACCGCGGCGATCACCACCACCGCGATGCCGGCGTAGGCGAAGGACCGCAGGAAGTACGGCGGGAAGACCAGCAGCGTCGCGAGCGCGGCACAGACCGTCGCGGCGCTGAAGCCGATCGTGTGCCCGGCGGTGCGCACGGTCCGTACGGCGGCGTTGCGCGGCCGGTAGCCGCCCGCGAGCTCCTCACGGAACCGCGAGACGATCAGCAGCCCGTAGTCGATGCCCAGCCCCAGGCCGAGCGCCGTGGTGAGGTTCAGCGCGAAGACGGACACGTCGGTGACGGCGCCGAGAACGCTCAGGACCAGCAGGGTCCCCGCGACGGCCAGGACCCCGATCAGCAGGGGCAGGGCGGCGGCCACCACGCTGCCGAAGACCAGGACCAGCAGGATCAGGGTTCCGGGCAGGACGACGTACTCGGCCCGCTTCAGGTCGGACTCCGCGATGTCCTGGAGCTCGGCGTCGGTGAGCGCCGTCCCTCCCGCGGTCACCCGCAGGGCCGGGGCCGGGCCGGTGGGGGCGGTCAGCTCCCCGCTCAGCCGCCGGACGCGCGCCGCGAGCTGTTCGCCCTCCCCGTCCACGTGCGCGAGCAGCATGGCCGTACCGCCGTCGCGGCCGCGCAGCTCGGCCGCCCGGTCGGTCCAGTACGCGTTCACGCCGCTCACGTGCGGCTGGGCTGCGAGGCGGCTGGTCAGTTCTTCGCCCGCGCTCCGGGCCGCCGGGTCGTCCACGGAACCACCGGGGGCCCGCGCGACGAGGACCAGGTTCGGGGAGGCTCCCAGGTGCTCGGCCGCCACGCGGGCGGCGCGGCTGGATCCGGACTGCGGATCGTCGTACCCACCGGTCTTGAGCCGGCCGGCCGCTCCGGCGCCGAAGCCGGCGGACACCAGGAGGAACACGAGCGCGGCGAGGAGGACGAGCCGGGGCCGACGGGTCACGAAGACCCCTGCGCGACGGTACATCGGGGTCTCCGATCCAGGTGGGAGGTCCGTCCCGCTCTGGTGCGGGAGGGATCGGATTCCACCGTGCCCGGAGGAGGGCGGGGGGCCGTAGACCCGGCTATTCGTTACTTGACAGGAGCCGGTTCACCGGCGGGGCGCGACCGGGGCGGCTGGATTTCGTTGTTCGCCCAGGCAAACCCGGTGGGAGGCAAGATCACCGGATCGAGCCAATGTCGATGGTTTTCCACGGGTAACCGGCCGTACCGACCGTTAGCGTTCCCGCCGACCGCCGGCCTTTACGAAGGAGAACTCGACCGATGACCGTTGACATCAGCCCGGAAGCGCAGCTGGAGCAGTCCGGGCAGTCCAGCCTGGGCACGGCGGCCGCCCGCAACCTTGCGACCACGACCAAGTCCGCCCCCCAGATGCAGGAGATCACCTCCCGCTGGCTGCTGCGGATGCTTCCCTGGGTGGAGACCAAGGGCGGCGCCTACCGGGTGAACCGCCGGCTGAGCTACACCGTCGGCGACGGATCCATCGAGTTCGTCCAGGACGGCGCCCACGTCCAGGTGATCCCGCGCGAGCTCGGCGAGCTGGCCCTGCTGCGCGGCTTCGAGGACGAGGAGGTGCTGGCGGCGATCGCCGGCCGGTGCGTCCAGCGCGATTTCCGGGCCGGCGAGGTACTGGTCGAGCGCGGCAGCCCCTCCGAGCAGATCCACCTGATCGCCCACGGCCGGATCAGCCAGACCACCGCAGGCAAGTACGGGGACGAGAACGCCGTCGCCGTACTCGCCGACGGCGACCAATTCGGTGAGAACGCCCTGCTGGACGCCGACGCCCGGTGGGACTACACCGCCACCGCGGAAACCCCCGGCACGCTGCTCACGCTGTCGCGCGCCGACTTCGCGGCCGTGGTGTCGGCCGCCCCGCACCTCCAGGAGCACATCCAGCGGTTCAGCTCGCTTCCCCTGCAGCGGCAGAACAAGCACGGTGAGGCCGAGATCGCCATGTCGGCCGGCCACACCGGCGAGGCCGAGCTGCCCGGTGCCTTCGTGGACTACGAACTCAAGCCGCGGGAGTACGAGCTCTCCATCGCGCAGACCGTCCTGCGCATCCACACGAGGGTCGCCGACCTCTACAACGGGCCGATGAACCAGACGGAGGAGCAGCTCAGGCTCACCATCGAGGCGCTGCGCGAGCGCCAGGAGCACGAGCTGGTCAACAACCGAGAGTTCGGCCTGCTCCACAACGCCGCCTTCAAGCAGCGCATCCAGACCCACTCCGGCCCGCCCACCCCGGACGACCTCGACGAGCTGCTCTGCCGCCGCCGCGGCACCAAACTCTTCCTCGCACACCCCCGCACGATCGCGGCGATCGGCCGCGAGTTGAACGCCCGAGGGCTCTACCCCGACCACGTCGACGTCGGCGGGCAGCAGGTCCCGGCCTGGCGCGGGGTCCCGATCCTGCCCTGCAACAAGATCCCGATCACCAAGGAGAACACCAGCTCGATCCTCGCCATGCGAACCGGCGAGGACAACCAGGGCGTCATCGGGCTGCGCCAGACCGGACTGCCGGAGGAGTACGAGCCGGGCCTGTCGGTGCGCTTCATGGGAATCGACGAACGGTCGATCATCTCCTACCTGGTCACCACCTACTACTCCGCCGCGATCCTGGTGCCCGACGCGCTCGGCGTGCTGGAGAACGTGCAGATCGCCCGCAGGAGCGAGTGAGCGGCCGGCGGATCCGCACGCCAGGGATCCGGAACCAGCCCACCCACCCCATCAAGGAGCCACGGATGCCCGATCCCGGGCCTTCCCCCCTGCAGTCGAGCCTGCCCGGCGCCGCGGCCCGCTTCGGGGCCCACGTCTTCGCCGCCGCCCACGCCGGCGCCCACGGCCGCCTCCCCACCGCACCCACCCTGGCCGGTTCTCCTATCACTCCCGCCACTTCCACCCCTCCTGCCCCACCCTCCCCGAGCCCCGCCCTGCGACGGATCCTGCGCGGTCCCAGCGGTCTGGGCACGGCGGGTCTCTACCTGACCCGGCCCGAAGAGCCGCAGGCAGCCGCGGAGCCCGGGGCGCCGGTGGCCGGCAACCCGATCCCCGGCCTCTACCACCACCCGGTGGCGGAGCCCGACCCGGTGCGGGTGGAGGAGGTCAGCCGCCGGATCAAGGCGTGGGCGCTGGACGAGGTCGCGCTGTACCCCGAGGAGTGGGAGGACCAGTTCGACGGCTTCTCCGTCGGGCGCTACATGGTGGCCTGCCATCCGGACGCCCCCACCGTCGAGCACCTGATGATCGCCACCCGGCTGATGGTCGCCGAGAACGCGGTCGACGACTGCTACTGCGAGGACCACGGCGGCTCGCCCGTCGGTCTCGGTGGACGCCTCCTGCTGGCGCACACCGCACTCGACCCCCTCCACACGACGAAGGAGTACCAGCCGGAGTGGGAGCGGTCGCTCCACTCCGACGCGCCCCGGCGCGCCTACCGGTCCGCCATGGAGTACTTCCTCCAGGAGGCCGGCCACTCCCAGGCCGACCGGTACCGGCACGACATGGCCAGGCTGCACCTCGGCTACCTCGCCGAGGCGGCGTGGGCCCAGACGGAGTACGTCCCCGAGGTGTGGGAGTACCTGGCGATGCGCCAGTTCAACAACTTCCGCCCCTGCCCCACCATCACCGACACCGTCGGCGGCTACGAACTCCCGGCCGACCTGCAGGCCCGGCCCGATGCCCAGCGGGTCATCGCGCTCGCGGGCAACGCCACCACCATCGTCAACGACCTGTACTCGTACACCAAGGAACTCGCCGCCCCCGGACGGCACATGAACCTGCCCGTGGTGATCGCCGAACGCGAGGGCACCTCCGACCGGGAGGCCTACCTGAAGGCGGTCGAGGTCCACAACGACCTCATGCGCGACTTCGAGGCCGAGGCCGCCGCCCTGGCCGTCGCCTGCCCCGTCCCCGTCATGCTGCGCTTCCTGCGCGGAGTGGCCGCATGGGTCGACGGCAACCACTACTGGCACCAGACCAACACCTACCGCTACAGCCTGCCCGACTTCTGGTAAGGATGGATTTATCCGTGACTGATACCAAGCTCACCACCGCGACCACCCCCACCTCCGTGACGCTTCCCGGCCAGGCAACGCCCTACCAGGGGGACATCGCCCGTTACTGGAACAACGAGGCCAGGCCCGTCAACCTGCGCCTGGGAGACGTCGACGGCCTCTACCACCACCACTACGGCATCGGGGACGTCGACCACGCCGCCCTCGGTGACGCCGACGACAACGCGTACGACAAGAGGCTGGTCGCCGAGCTGCACCGGCTGGAGTCGGCGCAGGCCGAACTCCTCCTGGACCACCTCGGACCGGTCGGGCGCA carries:
- a CDS encoding MMPL family transporter, which produces MTRRPRLVLLAALVFLLVSAGFGAGAAGRLKTGGYDDPQSGSSRAARVAAEHLGASPNLVLVARAPGGSVDDPAARSAGEELTSRLAAQPHVSGVNAYWTDRAAELRGRDGGTAMLLAHVDGEGEQLAARVRRLSGELTAPTGPAPALRVTAGGTALTDAELQDIAESDLKRAEYVVLPGTLILLVLVFGSVVAAALPLLIGVLAVAGTLLVLSVLGAVTDVSVFALNLTTALGLGLGIDYGLLIVSRFREELAGGYRPRNAAVRTVRTAGHTIGFSAATVCAALATLLVFPPYFLRSFAYAGIAVVVIAAVSAVTVLPALLTLLGARVNAWPVPWRHRVRTGSRSPFWEGLARVVVRRPLIAALPVIGLLLALAAPFAHAGFATPDDRALPVSASSRQTGDQVRGAFDMKGSGALSVVMTGTAPRPAREEYARRLSALPQVARVVGPVGDDPAQLSVVPLADPGSRAAQQLVREIRRTPAPAGTGVLVGGPSAVLVDAKDTVGDRIPLALALIALTTFALLLGFTRSVLLPLKAIALNVLSLTAVLGAMVWIFQTGHLSHLLGFTPGPLSTTMPVLLFCIVFGLSVDYEVFVLARIKEAHDAGQDTAASIVSGVARTGGIVTTAGALLAFTLLSFGTSRVSLLQFFGIGAGLGVLLDATLVRGVLVPALMRLAGGLNWWAPRPLRRREPVPAPRPPPATAGRCAPGRCNPARTAVRVHAPARR
- a CDS encoding type I polyketide synthase translates to MNDIAIVGLGCRFPGALDIRAYWKLLLSGERQFGPVPGNRWNHGAFHEPGTRSGPNAAYTDQVAFLDDVDRFDAMHYGVPPARARAMDPQHRLMLDVTREALEDAGMGRGDFDREHTGVFFGLSVSDYKDLMTAPLRVIAEADESCAADDRSGLDAVKARARELGTVDAFTLPGSLLNMAAGSVSRQFDLGGPSFAVDAACSGSLVALDQAMAHLRQGTCRNAVVGGVYLNLTPDSLVGFSRLRALSAAGVCRPFDEEADGFVLGEGAGAVVLRPLADALADGDRVYAVIKGIGSANDGASPGPLVPTAEGQLRAMLRAYADAEVAPSSVGFLEAHGTGTAAGDRAETEALRRLRTEFPDDDPSLCYLGAGKALIGHSLSAAGIAGLIKTALVVHHRTIVPQPRTTPHPDLGVRAAGLRFADTARPFPVGGAPRRAAVSSFGFGGTNVHVVLEEHEPAPAPGHLPERADATGPQLVLLSAGSPELLVQHIGDVLDALDTPDRAPLAAVAHTLGARQMLTARLAIVATGTEEFLERLRHAREQLVAGARGNLGDGAFAADSPLPAAQRRVAFLFPGQGSQRPGMLRDLYERHTGFRSAVGVLSAVARGDIGFDLADLLYGEAAAAEGDAGELRRRIAATDVCQPLLGTVQIATTRVLADCGVTPDLALGHSAGEFAAAAAAGALTHVDTIRLLVHRGAALRRAESGFRGGMLAVQTDRESCRRLMDGIDDVWLACFNQPRQVVVSGTPNGIAALREACAAAGVVTAALDVSNAFHSPRLASVEEDVRSALAARSVSSPVLPFVSTVNAEVCAEPARLRELWARHASTPVHFGDAVSTAYDQGARIFLQVTGGSSLLTSVRRNLTGHGDVHVVPVEGAAPDGGRTLALALARLAVLGVPVDPRSLVPREERRQLDIPVARLDTQSYWLSAKRPAKRAAAAAPPPRPARPVEPVEPVECVEPVQPVEPVEPQEASMNDPMNELRELVQQQVALLGRLAEAAERQVAAPVTPPLPTTAAAPARPAPPAAPADSPAPLTAATGGELAPTGGGMDEVTRTVLAHVARISAFPVGQLRGDQLLVDELGFDSLMLTDLFTSLSRQWPRWTFDERAAELPTADRLAALIAGCGADTAPAAVPEQRAGQDAVAAPPPPSPTDPPADPPADPPAAPLPVEHTRIECFPEVTAHSERVATLTRTGLANPYFLVHEGGMTDTTVVDGRELLSFSSYNYLGMATHPRVNEAAKEAIERCGTSVSASRLLSGSRPLHLELESELAGLLGCEAALALANGHATNVTVIGHLVGPGDLVIHDSLAHDSILQGCKLSGATRRPFPHNDAAALDTVLRQVRHQYRRVLVVVEGVYSMDGDMADLPALIEVKRRHGALLMIDEAHSIGTIGATGGGIGEYFGVDRPAVELWSGTLSKALASCGGYVAGSRPVVDYLRYTVPGFVYSAGLTPADTAASLTALRVLREEPQRVSRLAENSALFTRLARDAGIDIGDSHDTAVVPCIVGGSLKALRLAEALFQQGISVNPILYPAVPEEMARLRFFITCDHTPDQIRQAVGALERELRQLDTVPAAAAAA
- a CDS encoding family 2B encapsulin nanocompartment shell protein produces the protein MTVDISPEAQLEQSGQSSLGTAAARNLATTTKSAPQMQEITSRWLLRMLPWVETKGGAYRVNRRLSYTVGDGSIEFVQDGAHVQVIPRELGELALLRGFEDEEVLAAIAGRCVQRDFRAGEVLVERGSPSEQIHLIAHGRISQTTAGKYGDENAVAVLADGDQFGENALLDADARWDYTATAETPGTLLTLSRADFAAVVSAAPHLQEHIQRFSSLPLQRQNKHGEAEIAMSAGHTGEAELPGAFVDYELKPREYELSIAQTVLRIHTRVADLYNGPMNQTEEQLRLTIEALRERQEHELVNNREFGLLHNAAFKQRIQTHSGPPTPDDLDELLCRRRGTKLFLAHPRTIAAIGRELNARGLYPDHVDVGGQQVPAWRGVPILPCNKIPITKENTSSILAMRTGEDNQGVIGLRQTGLPEEYEPGLSVRFMGIDERSIISYLVTTYYSAAILVPDALGVLENVQIARRSE
- a CDS encoding family 2 encapsulin nanocompartment cargo protein terpene cyclase; translated protein: MPDPGPSPLQSSLPGAAARFGAHVFAAAHAGAHGRLPTAPTLAGSPITPATSTPPAPPSPSPALRRILRGPSGLGTAGLYLTRPEEPQAAAEPGAPVAGNPIPGLYHHPVAEPDPVRVEEVSRRIKAWALDEVALYPEEWEDQFDGFSVGRYMVACHPDAPTVEHLMIATRLMVAENAVDDCYCEDHGGSPVGLGGRLLLAHTALDPLHTTKEYQPEWERSLHSDAPRRAYRSAMEYFLQEAGHSQADRYRHDMARLHLGYLAEAAWAQTEYVPEVWEYLAMRQFNNFRPCPTITDTVGGYELPADLQARPDAQRVIALAGNATTIVNDLYSYTKELAAPGRHMNLPVVIAEREGTSDREAYLKAVEVHNDLMRDFEAEAAALAVACPVPVMLRFLRGVAAWVDGNHYWHQTNTYRYSLPDFW